Genomic segment of Malus domestica chromosome 15, GDT2T_hap1:
GCTGAAAAACACACCACACAATCACAATGACATCTCAACACCACAActcaaacacttgaaaactaCAATTGACATGCTTAACCTGGAGACAAGGTACTCCAATTTCATGACAATGAAAGAAAACGCTTCGTCAGGCGTTCCATTGAAATCCTCCAAGTTAAAAATTTCCACGGCCAAAGAGAGAGCCGCGGCAATGGCAATGGCGGGTGCGCCGCGCACCACCATGTCTTTGATTGCGTgcctgaaaaaagaaaaagaaaaaagcaatgACCCAATTGGTAAAAGCGGAAAATTAGAGAGTTCATAGCACTTGGaaagagcaaagcttcaatCTTTTACCATCCATCCGTGGAGTCCCGGATATCCAAATATGTACTTTGTAATGGGAGCTTCGTCTGtccaaaacccacaaacctaATAGTTAATTCTACCATTTTTGTACTGAGAGAGAACTTAATTCCATAAAAATGTAATTCCAATAAATTCAAATGAATTGttagacagagagagagacctgATCGAGTAGCTGAAGGGAGCCGCGCTTGTAGCAGATGGCCTGGAGGGAGTTGGGCGCTTGGGTTCCGTCAGTGAACTCCGAATGAGGGGCCATTTCGAGCTGAGCCCAGTACGACGAAGCTTCGAATGGCGTTGGAGAGAAAGAGGCGACGTTAAGGTTACCAGACGGTGCTGCTTCTGCTTCCAGtcagcttctctctctctctctctctgtcttctTTAGTCTTCTGTGCTGCTGCTGGAGAGTGAAGCGAGCAGTGGAGGCGTGGAAGGAACCGTTCAATGATGGGCCATGTTTGTGGAAAGTACACACCTGCAAGACCGGAAGAGGCCCAGTACCACAAGATGTAGGGCCCATCTGGCATGTGATTTTTAAAGGTGATTTCAATTTTACAAAACTATGGCCCGTTTGGCATGTGATTGTAAAGATTGTCTAGATGCGTTTTTTAAAAGACTAAAAATACTTACCATctctttacccaaaaaaaaataaaaatacttaccatCTAACTAAAAGTTcgttgccacttagtattacgatttagtggtattttttttatttgtaagtgagaagtcttaggttcgattatcaCCAAATACGATTTTGAAATGGCTAAAAGCATTTTGGGGAAAATGTTGagaatccttagtaaaaatacgATTAAATCCTAGAAAAgtacttgaagtgctttctatAGAAGAACATAATTGGTGCTTCTTACAAGAAGCACCTTAAGTGATTTTGAAAcgcaaaaacattttctccaaaaacgctttcaatcattttaaaagcaaatCCAAACGAGCCATAATGATTCATTTTAGAAAGTAATTTTAAACgattgaaatgtttttaaaaacaatgtttttggatttcaaaaGCACTCGAAGTGTTTTCTGTAATATACTTCTTGCAAAAAACATTGCAAGTGTTTTTCCaagattaattttcatttttaccAAGAATTGATTTCAAAAACATATTCTCTAAATATGCATTCTGtcatttaaaagcatttttcaAATAATACCTAAGTAATATTTATTAGAAGCACTTATAGGTAGAAgagttaaaagtgttttttgtttgtttttgttttttgttttttttttttgttttttgtttttttgtttttacataaACAAAGTCAGATGAGTCCGTGCTCCTCTTGAACATAGACCACAGCTCAGGGTTCATGGGAAATTTAGTTTAGAACTCGATGTCCCAGTTCAAACACATGACTCGTACGCTCCCAAATTAGGATGGTTCAAAGTTCATTTATTGGTGTTGAGCTTTGACGTCGACATAAGACATTGGCATCGAACCCAATATTCTAGATCTAAAATATAGCCAGAAACTTAAAAGCACATATATTTATAGTTTGGACTGAAAAAAACTTATATGTGACTGACGTTATTTTTGGACACAGAGTCGAGATTATAAAGTCAATGATTGTTTGTGATGGCAAGCATTATGTACaatcactgttctaaaaatcgacTTAAGTGCTAGGCGTTGGAGGACCCATGGAATTAAGGCCAAAACAAAAAGACAAATCGGGTAGGGGCTAAATGATGTCTAGGCGGTTCAGGTATTAGAGTTCCATTAATTTCACTTCTTTTTAACTAAGTTAAAGGTTTTTTCGTAACCTGGTCCAAAAAGAACTCATATTATTCTCTCGCGGTTTCGTGTTTCTCTTATCCCTATCTCTCCGCACATACATGCTATATCTCTTGCATCTGATCACGCTGTCTCTCACAGTTGCCGTCGCTTAGTTTAGGATGTCAATTTTATATCATGAATtattgaattttcgaatttgcTTTGAGTTTTggtgttttcttatttttgctGCAGTAGTCTATGATGATGCAAATGCTATGATGGTTTAAGTTTTAACTatctcaaattttcaaacaagcatATTTTGTTAGAGCATAAAAAATCACCTATTTATATGTCATATAATAAATTCGTACTTAAAGAACGATCTGTTTTTCTATAATAGAATACCAACAACATGATTTACAACTTTACATAGgatcaaactaaactattttttttttaaatattgaagtTCTGACTACTCTCttctttgaaaacaaaaacagtttttttacaactattttcttaaaaatgaacaaaaatgtaaatcaaaatacaaattataaaaattgtttCTTACAAACGATATCGTTAGGGGATTGAATTGTTAGTTGTTTGGTGAAGAAATCGGTGAGGATTTGAACCACATCAAAGTGtttatttttaacattttaaccATTGCAGTGAAATACGTCATTCTTAACACATTAATCATGAAACTATTTAATGGTGACATCGtacttatctttttttttctgtagtCAAACCTAAAATTAATGATGATTATACAATATTTGACTGATTAATCATTTTTATAAAACGATTAAcaaattttgttgtttaatAGAATAATACAATATATTCATATACTTATTTTCACCTTTTATACATAATTTTTAACTTTCAGtcattaaatcaaataaaaaaataaaatgataaatatagataaaaaaaattatgtgaatagaaacaacttttaaaaattaacacatttattttacttttacacattttttttggtttataactttttatatcatttgatagaaaaaaaaaaagaccgcGATCACAATCTTTTTTATCTAATGtagttttcctttttccatTAAAAAAGAACATATAAAAATTGAAGAATTTTCCGTGATACCGACAGTCGTCAGCATGTTTGAAATTGCTTTCCGCACACTGCGAGTTTGTAACGTCAAAATTTATCGTTTGTTTTAAAAAGAATCGAATTTAATTTTCCAATCCCTCTCGCGGTCTCCATTCGAGCTTGTACTTTCAGACAAATTTCTCACACGTCTCTTCATTTTCGCCATAAATTTTCAATAAGTTTCCCAATTTGTTCACAGATTATATATCCTCAACCATTTCCGGATTCGGCAATCCAATCAGAATTGGTGgcatttttgggctgttttcgtCTCAGGTAATCCAAACCCTCTACTCGGATTCATCTAAAATTACAatctttaatttatatttttcgcAATCTAGCTACTTGCATACAGGAAACAAAACCCTTTTCAGATCCGAGGTTTTTCATTTTTGGATTCGTTTTTCTGTTTTGGGAAATTTGAACTTAATTTGTTTGTGCGTGGTACCGAGAAAATGGAAATGTTGGGTTTCGATGGATTCATGGGAAATGAGAGAATGCTATTGTTGAGCTACGAAATcgattttgtttcttcaatcaatTTGTTTGAAGAGAGggaggagggggggggggggggagaactTGTTAGATTACTGTTTATCAATATAAACCATTAATTTATGATGCATCTTAGGCTTTTtcagagcaactccagcgtTACAAAGACCTCCTAGGGCGACTCACTATTAAATAGTCTTCAATGAACAATAACCttctttaatgaacagtaactgtctTTTGCATCTTCACCCCTAATTGAATAGTCATGacaataggtaataaaatattagtattttttattttataaaataataaaaaattattttatttgtaattttggatAGAATTTTTAATCGGTCTTGTTGTACCACATGTCATTTAgttatgcaattttttttatatagaagaATTTAAAAGACAAATTAATGAATGGTTATCAAATTCAATAAAGGGAAACAATATAGGAGTTGAGATTGACTTTGTACCCTAAAGGTTGAGCTTATATCACCTATCATTTTCCCTATCATTTTCCTTGGGTGAACTCgttggaaagaaaacatatatatatatatatatatatgtgtgtgtgtgtgtgtcattAGATTTCCAAGTTCCACCTGTCATACATGCAAGACGGCTATGCTTGTGAATAAGCCACCTGACATGCATTGGCTCCAGGGAGTTCCCTCACTTCcgcaaactctctctctctctctctctctctagcacAGTGGCAAACtagccaccatcaccaccatttccttgagtaatTTAACCTCAAAAGCTTATATCTCGAATCTATGGAGCATGTGGAACGCGACTGTGGTCTTGCATGCACCATCGGTGCACTGTAAGACATAGTGCCGTCGTTACAGTAGAGCTGAGGCGGCGGCGTGTGGGTTTTTCAAGGACAGAGGAGtcggagagaaagaagaagaagaaggcgcgTGGGAGGTGGAGTGGTCGAAGGTCAGGGATCGAGTGTGGCGGGGTGGCAGTGGAGACGAAGCTGGGGAATGAAACGcccaaattgatttttttttattttattttttttataatttttttgttagttttttattttttttcgttATCTTGTGATTTGTATTATGCAGGAACATTTCGATGGCTAGGAACTGTAAAAGTTGTATGAGCTTTAAGTTCTAACGTACTTGTTTGGTCTTGTATTGTGTATATAGAATGAAAGGAAGCTTTTAAGGACTGAAGGGTAAACAGCTCTCTCTTTTTACCATTGTTCTAATGTGCACCACCATTCTTATGGGGATGGGAGAAAACCCAGATTCTTACTAACTTGGTGCCGCCCCAAACCCGTTTGCAGTTGGGCTCAGGTTTGTCTCTAGTAGTGTATTTATTTTCCTTTAGGCAAACGTTGTTGGTTTTCTTTCAATAGCTTATTCGTATTTTCCCTTTGGTGTTCGTTGCAGAGATAAAGGATGATTATGCAGATAAATCTGCACTATCAGAACAAGAAATAGATGTGGGCAAAGGGGTAGCAACATTTACCCAAAAAGATACTGTAAAAGAAGAATTACGACTCGGAGCTCCACCAGGTTCTGAACAAGGCTCTGACGAAAGTGAAGAGATTAGTGGTGATATAGCATCAAACCAGGTTGAGAAAAGTGGTAAgatattgttttcttttgtgtCCTTGGAGTTAGATCCTTATGAAGAGTTTGTGATTGATATGTTGGTTTTCTGATTGTATTTCTTAAGTTGTCCTATTTCTTGTACGTCAAACTGTTGTGTTCATTAGAGTAGCGTGAGTAGTGTTGTGCCAAATCaaattttctctcaaaattaTCTTGTTATGATCTTGCTTTTCTTTTTGTACAGTTTACATGTTCAAATGCTGAAATCCATCCCCGAAATTCTATTTCTCTTTTTAACAGTACAATCTCGATGGCTATATGCTTTAAACATCATCAAATAGTATGGACTTGAATTGTATGTTATTATGGTGCCAGGGGTTTTAACAAGTGGgtcaaaagaaagagaagaaaataaagaagttCAGGAAGCGGAAATAGATGGCAAGGCAGTTGATGCAAGACAGAAAGAAAAAGCAGTGGAAAATAATTCAGATGTACAAAAGCAAAACGTGGAGCTAGGGACATCATTAGGTAATAATATCTTTTAATTTATATGATagattatgttttaatttttgtttttaaatgtcTTGTATTTCTTTCTAAATCCTTGGAAAGCTCGATCACAAGAATCTACCTAGACCAATTTGTTATTGTTAGCTTTCGTGATTATATTACTGATTGTTTTTTATCTGACAATAGCTCCAGTCTGCAATTATGCGAAAGGAAAATGGGTTGTGGACCATAAGAAGCCGCTGTATTTTGGGCATGGCTGTAAGCAATGGCTGTCAAGTATGTGGTATTACCGGATGACACAGCGCACAGATTTTTCCTACGAGAAGGTTTCATGGCAGCCAAAAGATTGTCAAATGGAAGAATTTGAAGGCTCTAAGTTCTTGAAAAGGtattaaaatgttaaaattaaACAGTTTCGATCATGTGCAAGGTTTCATTTTATTACTATCTTGAATCTGATGTGATGTGACCTTAGCCCCCTAGTATGCATAAATCTGACTTGTAATGATTGTTTCTCCTATATATTAAATCCATTATGGGCTCAAGTTAACGAATTTCTCAAGTTGTGGTGTTTTGGTTAGTAGATCTCTTATTTCGTGCATGTAAGTATCAATCGAGGATTCACAAGCTACCTTGCATTTTAATATCTCTCGTCCGTTCATCTATTTGAAGAATTTAAGGTTTTTAACCTTATTTtctgtaggttttaaccccttTGGGTGATTTATTTGCTCTCTTTCTTGTTTGTTTGGCATAGCGACTATAGCCTGACATATATTGATAATGTGAGTATTGTATTATTGTATTCAGGATGCAACACAAAACTCTAGCTTTTGTTGGAATTTCAATGGGCCGACAGCAGTTCCAGTCTTTAATGTGCATGATCACAGGTGGTAAGGTGAGGCATGATGTTATAGATGTGGGGCCGGAATACGGGATAGTCCAAGCACGTGGCGATGTCCGCCCTAGTGGGTGGGCATATCGGTTCCCAAGCACCAACACTACCATCCTCTATTCCTGGTCATCAACCCTCTGTGATCTGCAGCCTATTGATGCTTCAAACCCAGCCACTCATTATGCCATGCACCTTGATCGGCCACCCGCATTCTTGTGCCAATATATTCATAAACTTAATGTCCTGGTCCTCAATACAGGGCACCACTGGAACCGTGGAAAGCTTAAAGCTAACCGTTGGGTGATGCATCTTGGGGGTGTCCGAAACACTGACAGGAAGATAGCTGTGATTTGGAAGGCCAAGAATGTGACAGTCCACAGTATCATTAATTGGGTGAACTCGCAGCTCCCATAGTATCCGGGTCTCAAAGCTTTCTACCGGACCATCTCGCCCAGGCATTTTGTCGGTGGTGAATGGAACACAGGAGGAAGCTGTGACAACACCACTCGTATGTCAATAGGAAAGGAATTATTGCAAGAAGTGTCGAGTGACTCAGATGCTGCAGGTGCAGCGAAGGGAACAGGGGTTAAGCTCTTGGATACAACAGCTCTATCCAAGGTCAGGGATGAAGGTCATATATCCCGGTTCAGCAAAACAGCGAAACCAGGCGTGCAAGATTGTCTGCATTGGTGTTTACCTGGTGATCCAGATACATGGCTCAGGTCCAGGACTAAAGGCCTTTATCCCAAAGAAGGGGAGATGTCACCCGCGAAGGTCTACATAGAAATCGGGCGCAGACTTTGATCGTTGGAGAAAATGGCAACCAGTTGATCACAACCACAATTACTGTGGACAACGTGAAGTCCTGCGGTGTCCCAGGTTTAGTCTTATGTTGTAGGTTTGTAGCTTCGCCGATCGAGACCTTCTCTCCAGTTTTGGTTAGTTTGCTTAACCCCCGAGATTGAGGGTTGTTTGGGAAAGCACCGCAACAGATAAAAGGGAAGCGAGATTTCAGATATTCTGCAGAGGGTGGTAGGATTAGATATTCAGGATTGAAAGAATAGGATTTTCAAGTCATGAATGTATATGGGTGTACAATTTTCATTGTGTCTAATGCATTACCCTACTCATATTACAAAATTCCAAATAATcgaatatatatacacattttttttaataggaaaactaagaaaaagttcaaaaaaactttagttttaatgaaaaatgacaaataaaggtgtagtgaatagaACCAACTaaaggtaaaaatatggtttttcatttaaagtgaacagtaccgggagtgtttcgttaaaacttcatttttttaattggcATTTTTATGGGAATTTTGTTGCTTCTGCACACATTCATCTAATCTAGAAACAATAATAACAAAGTCTTATCTTACTAAATGGGGTTGTCTGTATGAATTTTAGAACACGTCACTGCGCTCGGTTTTATGTCAAATCTTCCGTTAACTCTAAGTATTCCATGTCTTTTTTAGTCACTTTTCTAACTCTTCTTAGGTTTTCTTTTACTCCTTTTATCATGAGCTTCTGttttaaagaaatttaaacGGTAGAATAAGAATTTGAAATCGGGTGTATAAACAGATTAAAGTACGTCTCCCATTGGCAACATCACCTGTGCACCCTTTTAGTGTGTTGGACTTGGTTTGTGGGTCAAGCAGCCTTCGGCCTTTGAGATAATTAGACATAGACCTTGCTTGGCGGGTGGATTAGGATATGAACTAAAATCGATCATTGGTAGTTCATGATTGATGAACTTACCAATAATGATACTGAACTTGTGAAATTAGATAACTATTTTACATATTGGAAAAGATGACACCTTTTCGTTTAGGTCAAGAAAGAAAGAGACgatttcactttcatccttgATTCGCCCATAAATAAGTAAAcaaatcattattattttttaacttttctcaTATCTTGCTTTTATCTTATATAATATTTgtcaaaaaattaagaattcgACTCTCATTTTTACTCGTgtgtattttaattttctttttttgtcaaaacataattatttaatatttaagatattgacccattattttataattttttaagatCTTATCTTCATTAACCGTCCGCCCGCTAAAATATTGTTAGTGACAGAAGGACGACATTCTGGTGTCGCCTCAACGCTCCACGTGTACAGGTCCTCATAgcattcaagaaaacaaggaCCCATGTCCtaatcaatctctctctctaattacCCACTTAATCATCCACGTAATCACCCGTAAAAGTCAGATTAACCCTTCTCATCCAAAAGCCACGATCACGTGCTTCTCATTCACCAACGCACCCAATTTCCAACGAATGCCCGCGCATCCCAACGCGCCAAACATGCTCCCCTGCGCCCTCCGCGAACCACCAGATCCAAATACCCCGCCGTCCCTCCACGCGTCGCGTTCCCACTCGTCAATCCGCCAGCTGGTTTTCGAGCGCATCTAAAAACAATAACGCCTTGTgaaatatttcaaaaaaaaggaaatgccCCAGCGTTCCCCAACGGTCACGCAATCTCCCTCTCTGTCTCGCGCTCTCTCGCTCGTCTAATTCTGCGATCGCCAATCGACTCCCATTCGCTATAACATCCGATTTCCTGCAGACCCACAAGTTCTCGGATCCGAAATTCCCCATTTGATCGTCCGAAATGGCTGAGGATTTCTCCAAAGCCGTGGATGACGGTCTCAAGCTCTCCAAACGACTATACTTCGGGAAGGATCGAGCGGTGTCGCCGCCGAAGCCGCCGCCGTCGATGGACAAAGCGACGTCGTGCGCGTTCCTCCCTAAGGCGCCGATGGTCTACGCGGTCATCTCCGACCCGGCCATCGTCGACAACCCGGACATCCCCAGCTACCAGCCCCACGTGCACGGAAGGTGTGACCCCCCGGCCCTCATTCCGCTGACGATGAACCGGGTCGAGCTCGAGGTCGATTGCTACATGGACACCGCCTTTATTCGGGTTTCCGGGTCGTGGAGGGTCCATTGCGTAAAGGCTAGCAAGAGCTGCGGTTGCCGCGTTGCCATTCCTATGGGTGAACAGGTGCATAAATTCGAAAAAAAGTTATCTTTTTTGCATTTTTGTATTCAGTCTGTTAATTTATTTCCTTTGGAGGCTCTGATTTGTTGAAATAGCTGTTGGGGTTTTGAATTTAATGATGATATTGTTGCTGAAATTTGGAaatattttgaaattgattgaatttttgGGTGTGTTGATTTTGATCCCTCTTGTTAAGAAAATCATATATTTGTGCTAACAGGGTTCAATTCTAGGTGTTGAGGTCGACGTAAACGGTAAATCGTACCATACTCAACTCAGTCATTTGGAAGATGAGAAGGAGATGGAGAAGATGGCCAATGCAGAGGGAGGCTTTCTCAGAGTCAAACCTCTTATATTCACATTAACAACACCTCAGGTAATAATAACTTACGAAGAATCGacatactttttgtttttacagTTTGCTATTTTTATCAGCATTCGGATTCGTGTTTTTTAATTCTTGCTCTTTTCTATGAAATGTACTCTTCTTGTTTTATTCAAGGTCAACGGAGGAGCCAATATCTCAATCAAAATGAGTTGGTCTCAGAAATTGTCGTATTCAAATGGTGATTTCTCTTTGAATGTACCATTCACTTTTCCGGAGTATGTCATCCCCCCGGGAAGGAAGTacctgaaaaaagaaaagatccAATTAAACGTGAACTCTTGCGTTGGAACTGAAGTTTCGTGCAAGACAGTTAGTCATTCTTTGAAGGTGCAACTTTGATCATAACTCTGAGGGCTTTCGTATCATTTTTTGTAAGCAAGGTGGCaacctttttatattttttgcttTGACTTTTCAGGAATTACGGGGAATAAGCCAAGTTGGGAAATTGGGTTTTCTGTACGAGGCAGATGTTCTGAATTGGTCAAATACCAACTTTAATTTCTCGTACACGGTAAGGCTTGCATGCATTTTTATTTCCAGCTAGATGCTTGACCATATTTGAGAAATCTTTTCAGTTCCATGTGGGCATATTATATAATGTTTTTGTCATTCTAACATATTTGTGCATTTCTAGGTCTCGTCGAGTCATACACTTGGTACTGTTCTCGTGCAGTCACCGCCCACGCATGACATTGATCAAAGAGAAATCTTCTGTGTCTATCTTCTACCAGGAAACGAGCAGAGCAGGAAGGTTGCTGTTATAATGAATACAACTTATGCAGTTCTCTTTGAATATTTCTAACCCTTTGTGTTCTGATTTTGTAATGTACATTATTCTTACCCCTCCAAATTGGTCTTTCAGGTTTTCAGAAGGGATATAGTGTTTGTTGTTGATATTAGTGGAAGTATGCAGGGAAAGCCACTTGATGATGTTAAGAATGTACTATCTGCAGCCCTCTCAAAGCTTCATCCAGAAGATTCGTTTTGCATTATCGCTTTTAATGGACAGACTTTTTTATCTTCCACATCAATGAAATCGGTTACCAAGGAGGATGTTGAAAGGGCCATTGAGTGGATTGGCATAAATTGTGTTGCTGGCGGCGATACAGATATGTTGCCTCCCCTTAACCAAGTATCTTCTCATGCTCCTTTTGCCTCTTTGTGAATTCTGCCATTAAAATTTACCATTTATAtttctttgtgattctttcATGCATAAGAACGTGGATATCTCTTAATGTAATTTATGGCAGTCAAAAATGACAATTTTATGGACTATCCATTTTTCATGGTGTATTATTCTGCAACTGGatgtgtctctgtgtgtgtgggtgtgtggaTATGTATATTTCTCAGTTTACCTTTGTAAATTTTAACCCCTGACAtcatttgagatttaaaatttcTTTTGTCGCTTTGATTTAGGCAATAGAGATGCTATCCAATACTCGGGGTTCATTTCCTATCATCTTCCTTGTTACTGATGGGTCTGTTCAAGATGAGAGGCACATTTGTGATGTAATGAAGAAGCGTCTTACAGAAGCAGGTCCTATAGCTCCACGTATATACACTTTTGGAATAGGTAAGGGTTTTTGCTTGTGCCATTAGAGATCAGGCCAGTATTATTTTACTCAAGTGAAATCATAAACTCTTTCTGATGATTTAATATCAGTTGAGAACACTTTTTCTCTGCCAGCCTAAAGTCACATTTATTTATCATCAAGCACACATTGTTTTTACTACACTAGCATTTAAAGGAGAAAATCAACTATATTGTATGCTCTACCTTCTGGCTAACTTTTATCTGAAATATTCCAGGTACATTCTGCAACCATTATTTCCTGCGAATGCTTGCAATGATTGGCAGGGGCCAATATGATGCTGCGTACGATATAGGTCAGTTCACTATTTTCTTCTGGAAAGGATTTTATATCGTGGAGACATATGTTTTGTATTTCAGCTGGTATGAAGTATCTGATATTTTATGAGACATATGAATACTGTACCTTAGAGCTTGTATGAATCTTGGTCTGTTTTGTCAAATAAAAAGCTTTAATAGCCCTAGGCTTCTAGAAACTCGATCTTCAAATCATACAAATTATATGACTCACCTTCTGTTGTCATATAGCCATGAACAAATATGTTAAAGGTATATCAGAAATTTGTGCTAACTTCTTTTAGCTGTAGTTATCAAATCCTTAaatcttttttcatttttgttttcagATTTGGTCGAGTCTCGAATGCAGAGCTTATTTACCAGAGCCTCATCTGTGATTCTTACAAATATAACCCTTGAAACACTGGATGATCTTGTTGATGTTGAGGTATGCTTTCTGTTTTAAAAGTTCAAGGACCTTTTGCATTTACAACGCGAAACCAACATTAAACATAGACTTACTCGCTGTATTGTTTTGGACAATTTATCCAACTTACATCAACTTTAGCAATTTATTTGGAGGTGCCATGACAACTCTGCAATTTATGCATTAGGTATTCCCTTCCCATATTCCAGACCTCTCATCTGAGAGTCCATTAACCGTATCTGGCAAATTCCGAGGAAAGTTTCCCAGCTCACTTAAAGCTAAAGGCCTTCTACCTGATATGTCTAATATCGAGATCGATTTGAAGTTACAAGATGCAAAGGACATACCTCTTGACAGGGTAAGGGCACTACTAAGCCGTTCACCTGTGAGCATAACTACAGTTTGACTTCCGCTCATAAAtctttttagaataattttgatGAGTTTTGCTATTGAGTTGGCTTTGCCAGTTCTGTTTTTTCGTGAACTGAATGATGGTGTTCGTTGTGTTACCTCCTACTGGATTGTACAGTTCTTTCCATGCTTGTATGGTTCCGGTTCACGTTTCATTTTATATTGGTTTAAGTTGTAGTTGCTTAGTCCCGTACAAAATATCTGTTTCAGAACTCATGCATGATCACACCAATGAATCATTTTGCCATTTCAGTACAAGTTAGGGTTCTCTCCGTTCTTATTCCAAaaatgtcgtacccagtgcacaaggctcccactttacgcagggtctgggagaggtgaatgtcggctagccttacccccatttatggagaggctgctcccaagtctcgaacccgagacctataAATCCACCTGTCTTGCAAATTTTACAAGAAGCCATCACCAGGACCGTACCTTATTTCCTGTTTCTTGacaattttttccttttctgtaCAGGTATGTGCAAAAGGACAGATTGAGTTGTTGACTGCTTGGGCATGGTATGGAGATAACAAAGAGCTTCAAGATAAGGTTTGTTGCTTGCTTCACTACATTCCCCTACCCCGAAAATTAAAATGTAGACAGGTTACAAAAAGATGACCACCTCCCTCGACCTCGTCTCTCTTTTCCTCCACGTATTTCCTCTCTA
This window contains:
- the LOC103400928 gene encoding uncharacterized protein, producing MAEDFSKAVDDGLKLSKRLYFGKDRAVSPPKPPPSMDKATSCAFLPKAPMVYAVISDPAIVDNPDIPSYQPHVHGRCDPPALIPLTMNRVELEVDCYMDTAFIRVSGSWRVHCVKASKSCGCRVAIPMGEQGSILGVEVDVNGKSYHTQLSHLEDEKEMEKMANAEGGFLRVKPLIFTLTTPQVNGGANISIKMSWSQKLSYSNGDFSLNVPFTFPEYVIPPGRKYLKKEKIQLNVNSCVGTEVSCKTVSHSLKELRGISQVGKLGFLYEADVLNWSNTNFNFSYTVSSSHTLGTVLVQSPPTHDIDQREIFCVYLLPGNEQSRKVFRRDIVFVVDISGSMQGKPLDDVKNVLSAALSKLHPEDSFCIIAFNGQTFLSSTSMKSVTKEDVERAIEWIGINCVAGGDTDMLPPLNQAIEMLSNTRGSFPIIFLVTDGSVQDERHICDVMKKRLTEAGPIAPRIYTFGIGTFCNHYFLRMLAMIGRGQYDAAYDIDLVESRMQSLFTRASSVILTNITLETLDDLVDVEVFPSHIPDLSSESPLTVSGKFRGKFPSSLKAKGLLPDMSNIEIDLKLQDAKDIPLDRVCAKGQIELLTAWAWYGDNKELQDKVAELSMQTNVVSEYTCMVILHKELSGPQETSKKSRTNKTKDSEKPTLLPTLSVGFGNLVATAENIPPGSEEPKLPEAAEIFVRAASSCCGSMWNRCCCMACIQCCFKVNPQCANVFTQLCTGLACAGCLNCCVFCCGGDGGS